In Sodalis ligni, a single genomic region encodes these proteins:
- a CDS encoding reverse transcriptase domain-containing protein has product MGIDEAQAQDTAARTGGSEQYSQGPDTGAEIPTAKAEQTKAEQPLSIEAVITRGNLMLAYQRVLENKGAAGVDNLGVGELKDWLKWHWPTVKAALLDGSYLPQAIRRVELPKPNGGVRVLGIPTVVDRLIQQAIQQHLTPYYEPEFSESSYGFRPGRNAWQAVRQAQAYVQGGRRWVVDMDLEKFFDRLTTTS; this is encoded by the coding sequence ATGGGTATTGATGAGGCACAAGCGCAGGACACTGCGGCCCGGACAGGAGGAAGCGAACAGTATTCGCAAGGGCCTGACACGGGTGCTGAAATACCCACGGCGAAAGCTGAGCAAACGAAAGCGGAACAACCGTTGTCAATCGAGGCGGTGATAACACGCGGCAACCTGATGCTGGCCTATCAGCGGGTTCTTGAGAATAAAGGCGCAGCAGGGGTCGATAATCTGGGCGTCGGCGAACTTAAAGACTGGCTGAAATGGCACTGGCCGACGGTGAAAGCGGCCCTGCTGGACGGAAGCTACCTGCCGCAGGCGATACGCCGGGTCGAACTGCCCAAGCCTAACGGCGGAGTCAGGGTCCTGGGTATCCCCACGGTGGTGGACCGGCTTATCCAGCAGGCCATCCAGCAACACCTTACCCCCTATTATGAACCTGAGTTCTCCGAATCCAGCTACGGCTTCAGACCGGGCCGCAATGCGTGGCAGGCGGTGCGACAAGCACAAGCCTACGTGCAAGGCGGCCGGCGCTGGGTGGTGGACATGGATCTGGAGAAGTTCTTTGACCGGTTAACCACGACATCATGA
- a CDS encoding cyclase family protein: MNRQTRWKQRPDDATWGDFGPDDQLGRLNLLTPEKVLEGVAEVKSGRTFCLSLPLDLPGGTVMNPRRPPPRIQATRRGDYPNMTYPLSRDNARLTDVICDDMVTLALQYSTQWDSLAHMGQWFDVAGNGVPEMVFYNGYRAGVDIVGEQDYRPGAGCQHGSHLGATALGIEHMAQHGIQGRAVMVDIKKHFGIERLAFGYEHLLHILRADNIIVRPGDMVCFRTGMDEAIIAMAGRPTAITSAGISPVWTAATDGCAVGLWTTVSWR; the protein is encoded by the coding sequence ATGAACCGGCAGACCCGCTGGAAACAGCGTCCAGACGATGCAACATGGGGTGATTTCGGTCCTGACGATCAGCTGGGCCGGCTTAATTTACTGACGCCGGAAAAAGTGCTGGAAGGGGTGGCGGAGGTCAAGTCCGGCCGCACCTTCTGCCTGAGTTTGCCGCTGGATCTGCCCGGCGGAACCGTGATGAATCCCAGACGGCCGCCGCCGCGCATCCAGGCGACCCGGCGGGGGGATTATCCCAATATGACCTATCCCCTATCGCGGGACAATGCCCGCCTGACCGATGTCATTTGCGACGACATGGTTACCCTGGCTTTGCAGTATTCAACCCAGTGGGACAGTTTGGCGCATATGGGGCAATGGTTCGATGTGGCCGGTAACGGGGTGCCGGAAATGGTGTTTTATAACGGCTATCGCGCCGGAGTGGACATCGTGGGGGAACAGGATTACCGCCCCGGCGCAGGCTGCCAGCACGGCAGCCACCTCGGCGCAACGGCGCTGGGCATTGAGCATATGGCGCAGCACGGCATACAGGGCCGGGCGGTCATGGTGGATATTAAAAAACATTTCGGTATCGAGCGGCTGGCCTTCGGCTATGAGCATCTGCTGCATATTTTACGGGCGGACAATATCATCGTTCGTCCGGGGGATATGGTCTGTTTCAGAACCGGCATGGATGAAGCCATCATCGCCATGGCGGGGCGCCCGACGGCGATTACCTCGGCCGGCATTTCGCCGGTCTGGACGGCAGCGACGGACGGCTGCGCCGTTGGATTGTGGACAACGGTATCGTGGCGCTGA
- a CDS encoding group II intron maturase-specific domain-containing protein — protein MSRLKEKIRSLTTGNSSKALKAVIDGLAPVLRGWISYFRLTEVKGILEELDGWVRRKLRCLLWRHWKRPYKRARMLMKGGLSEERAWISATNQRGPWWNAGASHMNQALPKKLFDRAGQLSLLELHRQFQCCK, from the coding sequence GTGTCCAGGCTGAAGGAGAAAATCCGCAGCCTGACGACGGGAAACAGTTCAAAAGCGCTGAAAGCGGTTATCGACGGGCTTGCTCCGGTGCTGCGAGGTTGGATAAGTTACTTCCGGCTGACCGAAGTCAAAGGGATACTGGAAGAACTGGACGGCTGGGTCCGCCGTAAGCTGCGTTGTCTGCTGTGGCGGCATTGGAAAAGGCCATACAAACGGGCAAGGATGCTGATGAAAGGCGGCCTGAGCGAAGAAAGGGCGTGGATATCGGCGACGAACCAGCGCGGACCCTGGTGGAACGCGGGGGCAAGTCATATGAACCAAGCGCTGCCGAAGAAACTCTTCGATCGTGCAGGTCAGTTATCGCTGCTGGAGTTGCACAGGCAGTTCCAGTGTTGTAAATGA